A stretch of the Bacillus licheniformis DSM 13 = ATCC 14580 genome encodes the following:
- a CDS encoding SLC13 family permease codes for MRVYTTTKLTGLLLGPISFLLILGLIPEAELAYAPRIVLAVTAWTAVWWITEAVPIPAASLLPVILLPTLGGLDMETTAKAYGDPIVFMYMGGFIIAIAIEKWNLHKRMALHILKRIGAESHRIVLGVMAATAFLSMWISNAATALMMLPVALAVIKEVQEKEILKGESLQKFSKSILLAVAYAASIGGLATLVGSVPNAVFAAMSKQMLNHEIMFFEWFLFGFPVSILFLAILYVYLTKIKFKVSAFQGKKPDFIDHDLKALGAMTREEKSVFTVFLLTACLWMFKFILPFQISDTSIAIFGAVLLFLIPSTKDERILEWKDMQSLPWGLLLLFGGGLSLAAGFSATNLTAWIGGKLKLLEGHPYLFVLIILTAAILFMTEIMSNTAVANMVIPMTIGLGAALQVEPYGLMAAAALASSCAFMLPISTPPNAAVFSSNLLTIKDMVRAGFWLNIAGVFLIVISAYFWLPAVFQ; via the coding sequence ATGAGAGTATATACAACGACTAAACTGACCGGATTGTTATTGGGGCCGATCAGTTTTTTGCTGATTCTCGGCTTGATACCGGAAGCTGAGCTGGCTTACGCGCCGCGAATCGTTCTTGCGGTTACAGCCTGGACGGCCGTCTGGTGGATTACGGAAGCCGTGCCGATTCCGGCGGCATCGCTCTTGCCAGTCATTTTGCTGCCGACATTGGGTGGTTTAGATATGGAAACGACGGCCAAAGCATACGGCGATCCGATTGTGTTTATGTATATGGGGGGATTTATCATTGCGATCGCCATCGAAAAATGGAATCTTCATAAACGGATGGCTTTGCACATTTTAAAGCGGATCGGGGCTGAAAGCCACCGGATCGTGCTTGGCGTGATGGCGGCGACTGCGTTTTTATCGATGTGGATTTCGAATGCTGCCACCGCTTTGATGATGCTTCCCGTAGCGCTAGCAGTCATTAAAGAAGTGCAGGAAAAAGAAATTTTAAAAGGCGAATCGCTGCAGAAGTTCAGCAAAAGCATTTTGCTGGCTGTCGCGTATGCGGCGTCGATCGGCGGACTTGCCACATTGGTCGGTTCCGTTCCGAACGCGGTGTTTGCCGCGATGTCCAAGCAGATGCTCAATCACGAAATTATGTTTTTTGAATGGTTTTTATTCGGGTTCCCGGTTTCCATTCTGTTTCTTGCCATTTTATATGTTTATTTAACGAAAATAAAATTTAAAGTGAGCGCTTTTCAAGGAAAAAAGCCTGATTTTATCGATCATGATTTAAAGGCGCTTGGCGCAATGACGAGGGAGGAAAAATCGGTTTTTACCGTTTTTTTATTAACCGCATGTTTGTGGATGTTCAAATTTATCCTTCCGTTTCAAATATCAGATACGTCGATCGCGATTTTCGGAGCGGTTCTGCTGTTTTTAATTCCGAGTACAAAGGATGAACGGATTTTGGAATGGAAGGATATGCAGTCGCTGCCATGGGGACTGCTTCTATTGTTTGGAGGCGGCTTGTCGCTTGCGGCCGGTTTTTCGGCGACCAATCTGACAGCATGGATCGGCGGCAAGCTCAAGCTGTTGGAAGGCCACCCTTACTTATTTGTCCTGATTATTTTGACGGCTGCGATTTTATTTATGACTGAAATCATGTCTAATACGGCTGTCGCCAATATGGTGATTCCGATGACGATCGGCCTTGGCGCCGCGCTTCAGGTCGAGCCGTACGGGCTGATGGCGGCAGCTGCGCTTGCTTCATCGTGCGCCTTCATGCTTCCGATCTCCACCCCGCCGAATGCGGCCGTCT